The nucleotide sequence ATGAAATTGCGAACCGTTTGATGATCTTCATTTGAAACAAAGAAAAAATCAACCCTATCACTATAATCTTCGTATAATTTCTGAAAACTAGGCATTTCTGCAATACATGGGGGACACCAGGTAGCCCAGAAATTTACAAGCACTACTCTACCCTTATGATCTGAAAATTCTACACGATCTTTATTATTCTTTTCTAAAACCCAGTTGTACGATGCAATTTTAGGTCTTTCTTCTTCTGAAGTTACAGAGGGACTAAAAGAGATCAGCTTATTTACAAAGACAGCAATAGGCTTTCTTGTACCAGGAATAATCATGGCTAAGATAATGATGACCATTATAATATTAGACCATTGATTCTTAAAAATCTTCATTTAATTATCGTTTTAATTTTAGACGAAAATACAGTATAATCTTAACAGCGGTAGAAAAGTTTAATTTAAAATATCTATAAAAGGAAGCAGAGCACTTAAAAATAAAAGTATTTGTGTTATTATTAATTAGTAATAATGGCAATACTCTTATCATTTTAGCATTAATTTTAAAATAATATACTTAAAATCAATTTTTTAAGAATATCTATATAATTTAAATGCCATCTTTCTATTCACATACTGTATTAGACTGTATAATTTGGAATAGAATATAAACTATATCAAAAAACTAACGTGTCTACCTTTGTAGGGAATGGTAGATAGGTTAAAATAACCCTGAAGAAAATCTTCAGGGTTATTTATTTTTACAAATACTGCTCATGCAAAAAGCCCGATCTACATTCAATTTACAATGTGATCGGGCTATATAAGTTAATCTACTAAATGAGATTATTTAGCGTTCTCGAGTTTTATAAGATTTAATGCAGAACCATGCTTATACCATTCTATCTGAGGTTGGTTATAAGTATGATTAGCTTTAAAAGTATCTTTACTTCCATCTGCATGTACCAATTCTATTGTTAGTGGTGTATCTGGTGCAAAATTTTCAAGATCTATAAAATTGATCGTATCATCTTCCTGGAAAAGATCGTAATCTTCTTCATTCTGGAATGTAATTCCTAACATCCCTTGTTTCTTAAGGTTTGTTTCATGAATACGAGCAAAAGATTTTACTAAAACAACTTTAACTCCAAGATGTCTTGGCTCCATAGCTGCATGCTCTCTAGAAGAACCTTCCCCGTAATTATGATCTCCAACTACTACAGAAGGAATTCCTGCTGCCTTATATGCTCTAGCTACCGCTGGTACACCATCATATTCTCCGGTGATCTGGCTTTTAACAAAATTGGTTTTCTTGTTAAAAGCATTAATGGCACCAATAAGCATATTGTTAGAAATGTTATCTAAATGCCCTCTATAACGCAACCAAGGTCCCGCCATAGAAATATGATCTGTAGTACATTTACCAAATGCTTTTATTAAAAGTTTTGCACCCGTAAGATTCTTACCATCCCAAGGTTTAAACGGTTCCAATAATTGTAAACGCTCGCTGTCTTTAGCAACTTTAACTTCAATCTCACTTCCATCTGGAGATGGAGCTACATATCCTGGATCTTTAACATCAAATCCTTTTGGAGGAAGCTCAATTCCTGTTGGTTCGTCCAACATTACTTCAACCCCATCTTCATTCATCAAAGTATCTCTGGTAGGATCAAAATCTAATCTACCCGAAATTGCTATTGCAGCCACCATTTCTGGAGAACCTACAAAAGCGTGTGTATTTGGATTACCATCTGCTCTTTTAGAGAAGTTACGATTAAATGAGTGAACAATTGTATTCTTCTCATCTCCTTTTCTGTCTGAACGATCCCATTGCCCAATACAAGGACCACATGCGTTCGTAAAGATAGTTGCATCTAGATCTTCAAATATCTGCAACAAACCATCTCTCTCTGCTGTAAAGCGAATGGTTTCTGAGCCTGGGTTAATACCAAAATCAGATTTTGCTTTAACTTTCTTATCTACTGCTTGCTTTGCAATAGAGGCTGCTCTTGTTAAATCTTCATAAGAAGAGTTGGTACAAGAACCTATTAGTCCCCAGTCTACTTTTATTGGCCAGTCATTTTCTTTAGCTTTTTTACCCATTTCAGAAATAGGAGTCGCTAAATCTGGAGTAAAAGGTCCATTTAAATGAGGTCTTAATTCAGATAAATTGATCTCTATCACTTCATCAAAATACTGTTCTGGATTAGCATATACCTCATCATCACCGGTTAAATGCTCTCTAACTCCATTTGCAGCATCTGCAACATCTGCTCTATTGGTAGCTCTTAGATAACGCTCCATAGAATCGTCATATCCAAAAGTAGAAGTGGTAGCACCAACTTCTGCACCCATATTACAAATTGTACCTTTACCAGTACAAGACATAGAAGTAGCACCTTCTCCAAAA is from Gillisia sp. Hel1_33_143 and encodes:
- a CDS encoding aconitate hydratase — its product is MAYDIDMIKKVYSQMADRVNKAREVVGKPLTLSEKILYSHLWDGEANTAYQRGKDYVDFAPDRIACQDATAQMALLQFMQAGKDNVAVPTTVHCDHLIQAKMGAAIDLKAANTSSHEVFEFLESVSNKYGIGFWKPGAGIIHQVVLENYAFPGGMMIGTDSHTVNAGGLGMVAIGVGGADAVDVMAGMAWELKFPKLIGVKLTGKLSGWTAPKDVILKVAGILTVKGGTGAIIEYFGEGATSMSCTGKGTICNMGAEVGATTSTFGYDDSMERYLRATNRADVADAANGVREHLTGDDEVYANPEQYFDEVIEINLSELRPHLNGPFTPDLATPISEMGKKAKENDWPIKVDWGLIGSCTNSSYEDLTRAASIAKQAVDKKVKAKSDFGINPGSETIRFTAERDGLLQIFEDLDATIFTNACGPCIGQWDRSDRKGDEKNTIVHSFNRNFSKRADGNPNTHAFVGSPEMVAAIAISGRLDFDPTRDTLMNEDGVEVMLDEPTGIELPPKGFDVKDPGYVAPSPDGSEIEVKVAKDSERLQLLEPFKPWDGKNLTGAKLLIKAFGKCTTDHISMAGPWLRYRGHLDNISNNMLIGAINAFNKKTNFVKSQITGEYDGVPAVARAYKAAGIPSVVVGDHNYGEGSSREHAAMEPRHLGVKVVLVKSFARIHETNLKKQGMLGITFQNEEDYDLFQEDDTINFIDLENFAPDTPLTIELVHADGSKDTFKANHTYNQPQIEWYKHGSALNLIKLENAK
- a CDS encoding TlpA family protein disulfide reductase, which encodes MKIFKNQWSNIIMVIIILAMIIPGTRKPIAVFVNKLISFSPSVTSEEERPKIASYNWVLEKNNKDRVEFSDHKGRVVLVNFWATWCPPCIAEMPSFQKLYEDYSDRVDFFFVSNEDHQTVRNFMNRKNFTLPAYRPKSELPEPLNSNTLPTTYLIDKQGNIVIEKVGSAAWDSEKTRKTLDELLAK